One genomic window of Desulfurococcus mucosus DSM 2162 includes the following:
- a CDS encoding complex I subunit 1/NuoH family protein — MVNPLTLVFQSLIYPGLFFMIVLIILTQWLARKVTARIQFRRGPVYAGVAGVLQPLADLLKLVVKKDLVNKYSLKASPLIVISLAIGALVVIPSATPLAIQPLHAEYDAIVVLYLLLLIPFGLAYLAAAHPNPYTAIGVGRYIALLLSSEPAYALTILVPVILASRHYGAGYSLYYTSLVSHMLWAISPLKTVSMALATAAGFLGLMSMLMVKPFDTPEAESELYWGMFTELGGPRLALGFFAKFAERIVYPLIYTLLFLGGAWPFTVGDWLPASIIILAKTIAVFTVLTVIDAALPRYKPEQAVRFLWKYLYPASIISLTLALI, encoded by the coding sequence TCATGATAGTATTAATCATTCTGACACAGTGGCTCGCCAGAAAGGTGACTGCGAGGATACAGTTCAGGAGGGGGCCGGTGTACGCTGGCGTGGCCGGGGTCCTCCAGCCGCTGGCCGATCTCCTGAAACTAGTGGTGAAGAAGGATCTCGTCAACAAGTATAGTCTCAAGGCAAGCCCCCTGATAGTGATATCCCTTGCAATAGGTGCACTAGTAGTGATACCCTCAGCCACACCCCTAGCCATTCAACCGCTTCACGCCGAATACGATGCGATCGTAGTCCTCTACCTACTCCTACTAATACCCTTCGGGCTAGCATACCTGGCTGCAGCGCATCCAAACCCGTATACGGCTATAGGTGTTGGACGCTACATAGCACTACTCTTATCCAGTGAGCCAGCGTACGCGTTGACAATACTGGTCCCCGTTATACTGGCATCCAGGCACTATGGTGCAGGCTACTCGCTCTACTATACTTCACTGGTCTCACACATGCTCTGGGCGATTAGCCCGTTGAAAACAGTCTCCATGGCACTGGCCACGGCGGCAGGCTTCCTCGGCTTGATGAGCATGCTGATGGTTAAGCCGTTTGACACGCCTGAGGCCGAGTCAGAGCTGTACTGGGGCATGTTCACGGAGCTCGGGGGGCCTAGGCTGGCACTAGGCTTCTTCGCGAAGTTCGCTGAGAGAATAGTTTACCCCTTAATATACACACTGCTATTCCTCGGGGGAGCATGGCCCTTCACCGTTGGAGACTGGCTGCCAGCATCCATAATCATACTGGCTAAAACAATCGCCGTGTTCACGGTGCTCACAGTGATAGATGCAGCGCTGCCGAGGTATAAGCCTGAGCAAGCCGTCAGATTCCTGTGGAAGTACCTCTACCCTGCATCCATAATTTCGCTTACACTAGCCCTTATATGA
- a CDS encoding deoxyhypusine synthase — MGEPGFIMGEVRSMDVKRRGLHELLLEMGDTAFQGRSLGEAYRVLIDMFSDEDNLVFLGLAGSMSTAGMWRIIKWLIEERYVDVVVSTGAIISEDIYEAMGFKYYKTHPCVNDEELLKYKYDRFYDTVASEEDYRKMERLIQEFIESLPAGRPYSTAEFLHEFGRYLNERGVDSIVAAAYRAGVPVFSPALVDSGYGMAAVLAYRRGHRVVLDMVRDFHQLVEIGRRAGKLSAIYIGGGVPKDYVNLVTVAQTLIGEYEEGRHDYYKSLEYVVQFTTDAPQWGGLSGATLEEAVSWGKVSPRAKKKVVYVDATIALPLIAHGLIDGGVRRRRPADLSWFFRNPP, encoded by the coding sequence ATGGGTGAACCCGGCTTCATAATGGGTGAAGTCAGGAGCATGGATGTTAAGCGCAGAGGGCTGCACGAGCTCCTCCTCGAGATGGGGGATACAGCGTTCCAGGGGAGGAGTCTAGGGGAGGCTTACCGGGTTCTCATAGATATGTTCAGCGATGAGGATAACCTCGTGTTCCTCGGGTTGGCTGGCTCAATGAGTACTGCAGGCATGTGGAGGATAATCAAGTGGCTTATTGAGGAGAGGTATGTGGACGTCGTGGTTTCAACGGGTGCGATAATAAGTGAGGACATATATGAGGCCATGGGCTTCAAGTACTATAAGACTCATCCATGCGTCAATGATGAGGAGCTCCTCAAGTACAAGTATGACAGGTTCTACGACACCGTGGCCAGTGAAGAGGACTATAGGAAGATGGAGAGGCTTATACAGGAGTTCATTGAGTCGCTGCCTGCTGGGAGACCATATAGTACGGCTGAGTTCCTCCACGAGTTCGGCAGGTATCTGAATGAGAGGGGTGTCGACAGCATTGTTGCAGCAGCATATAGGGCAGGGGTCCCGGTCTTCTCCCCGGCTCTCGTTGACAGCGGGTACGGTATGGCAGCTGTTTTAGCGTATAGGAGGGGGCACAGAGTGGTACTTGACATGGTGAGGGATTTCCACCAGCTTGTCGAGATAGGTAGGAGGGCTGGGAAGCTCTCTGCGATATATATCGGTGGAGGCGTCCCCAAGGACTACGTGAACCTGGTGACCGTTGCTCAGACACTGATAGGGGAGTATGAGGAGGGGAGGCACGACTACTATAAGAGCCTCGAGTACGTGGTCCAGTTCACCACGGATGCACCCCAGTGGGGAGGGTTGAGCGGGGCTACACTGGAGGAAGCTGTGAGCTGGGGTAAGGTGTCGCCGAGAGCCAAGAAGAAAGTGGTCTATGTCGATGCAACCATAGCGTTACCCCTGATAGCTCATGGATTGATTGATGGAGGAGTTAGGAGGAGGCGGCCGGCGGATCTCTCATGGTTTTTCAGGAACCCGCCTTAG